From the genome of Variovorax sp. RA8, one region includes:
- the gcl gene encoding glyoxylate carboligase, with amino-acid sequence MAKMTAAQAAVLVMEKEGVTQAFGVPGAAINPLYSALRKHGSIAHILARHVEGASHMAEGYTRAVAGNIGVCIGTSGPAGTDMITGLYSAWADSIPILCITGQAPRARLYKEDFQAVDIESISKPVTKWSVTVREPGQVPQVFQQAFHLMRSGRPGPVLIDLPFDVQMAQIEFDIDTYQPLTPYKPAATRAQIDKAIAMLNAAERPLIVAGGGIINADACDLLVRFAEATGVPVIPTLMGWGAIPDNHPLMAGMCGLQTSHRYGNATMLASDFVLGIGNRWANRHTGSVEVYTKGRTFVHVDIEPTQIGRVFTPDFGIVSDAKAALQLFVEVAEEMKAAGRMPSRREWAGECLERKKTMLRKTNFEDVPMKPQRVYQCMNRNFDNDTCYVSTIGLSQIAAAQFLHVYNPRHWINCGQAGPLGWTIPAALGVRAADPSRKIVALSGDYDFQFMIEELAVGAQFKLPYIHIVVNNSYLGLIRQAQRGFEMDYCVQLGFENINATEQSGIERDYGVDHLKVVEGLGCKALRVYKQEEMKPAIQRAEQLMAEFGVPVVIEVMLERVTNIAMGTEIDAINEFEALAENPEDAPTAVAAAMLD; translated from the coding sequence ATGGCAAAGATGACCGCGGCCCAGGCCGCCGTTCTGGTGATGGAAAAAGAAGGTGTCACGCAGGCCTTCGGCGTGCCCGGCGCCGCCATCAATCCGCTCTACTCGGCCCTGCGCAAGCACGGCAGCATCGCCCACATCCTGGCGCGCCACGTAGAGGGCGCCTCGCACATGGCCGAGGGCTACACCCGCGCGGTGGCCGGGAACATCGGCGTTTGCATCGGCACCTCGGGGCCGGCCGGCACCGACATGATCACCGGGTTGTACTCGGCCTGGGCGGACTCGATTCCGATCCTCTGCATCACGGGCCAGGCGCCGCGCGCCCGCCTCTACAAGGAAGACTTCCAGGCAGTGGACATCGAGTCGATCTCCAAGCCGGTCACCAAGTGGTCGGTCACGGTGCGCGAGCCGGGCCAGGTACCGCAGGTGTTCCAGCAGGCCTTCCACCTGATGCGCTCGGGCCGCCCGGGCCCGGTGCTGATCGACCTGCCCTTCGACGTGCAAATGGCGCAGATCGAGTTCGACATCGACACCTACCAGCCGCTCACGCCCTACAAGCCGGCCGCAACGCGCGCCCAGATCGACAAGGCCATCGCCATGCTGAATGCAGCCGAGCGCCCGCTGATCGTGGCCGGCGGCGGCATCATCAACGCCGATGCGTGCGACCTGCTGGTGCGCTTCGCCGAGGCGACCGGCGTGCCGGTGATCCCCACGCTGATGGGCTGGGGCGCGATCCCCGACAACCACCCGCTGATGGCCGGCATGTGCGGCCTGCAGACCAGCCACCGCTACGGCAACGCGACGATGCTCGCTTCCGATTTCGTGCTGGGCATCGGCAACCGCTGGGCCAACCGCCACACCGGCTCGGTCGAGGTCTACACCAAGGGCCGCACCTTCGTGCACGTGGACATCGAGCCCACTCAGATCGGCCGGGTGTTCACGCCCGACTTCGGCATCGTCTCGGACGCGAAGGCGGCCTTGCAGCTCTTCGTCGAGGTGGCCGAGGAAATGAAGGCCGCGGGCCGGATGCCGAGTCGCCGCGAATGGGCCGGCGAGTGCCTGGAGCGCAAGAAGACGATGCTGCGCAAGACCAACTTCGAGGACGTGCCGATGAAGCCGCAGCGCGTCTACCAGTGCATGAACCGCAACTTCGACAACGACACCTGCTACGTGAGCACCATCGGGCTCTCGCAGATCGCGGCCGCGCAGTTCCTGCACGTCTACAACCCGCGGCATTGGATCAACTGCGGCCAGGCCGGCCCGCTGGGCTGGACCATTCCCGCCGCGCTCGGCGTGCGTGCCGCCGACCCGTCGCGCAAGATCGTCGCGCTCTCGGGCGACTACGACTTCCAGTTCATGATCGAGGAGCTGGCCGTGGGCGCGCAGTTCAAGCTGCCGTACATCCACATCGTGGTCAACAACTCCTACCTGGGCCTGATCCGCCAGGCGCAGCGCGGCTTCGAGATGGACTACTGCGTGCAGCTGGGCTTCGAGAACATCAACGCCACCGAGCAGAGCGGTATCGAGCGCGACTACGGCGTCGATCACCTGAAGGTGGTCGAGGGCCTGGGCTGCAAGGCGCTGCGCGTCTACAAGCAGGAGGAGATGAAGCCCGCCATCCAGCGCGCCGAGCAGTTGATGGCCGAGTTCGGCGTGCCGGTGGTCATCGAGGTGATGCTGGAGCGCGTGACCAACATCGCGATGGGCACCGAGATCGACGCCATCAACGAGTTCGAGGCGCTGGCCGAGAACCCCGAGGACGCACCGACCGCCGTTGCCGCGGCGATGCTGGATTGA